The DNA region TACGCAATGCCATGGATACTCGCTGGAGGTTGGTAAAAGGGCTAAACAGAGTGCGCAACCAGATAAACCGCTGGATAAGCATCTACTTCCCGGAATTGAGCCAGGTGTTTGGGAATAACCGGTATAGCCCGTAAGGCTAAATTTTGACCCCTTTCAGCCTTAAATGAGACTTGACAGCTTCCCGGTTGGGGAAATGTTCAGAAATGATGTTCAGGTACTCCGCCACCAGCGTCGGCCCCCGTTTGACCACCCGGGCCATCAATTCCAGCGGGAGGCCGTAAGTATGCAAAATTAAAACCCGCTCAAAGCCGTCGATGTACCTGTCCACCGCCTCCGGGCTGTGCCGGGTGATCCGGGCAATGTCATGGCTGAAATACCCTTTCAGGTAGAAGCCGATAATGATATCCTTGTGGGTCATGGCGCTGCCGGTATCCAGTATCGTTCCCGGGGTGGGTAAAACCATCTGGTGATCCACCATGAACTGCCGCAAAAGCCGCGAAAAAGTCTGGTATGAGCGTAAGAATAGCTGCTGCAGATCCACCAGGGCCAGCAAACCGCCCTGTAGGTAGACTTCAGTAAGCACCCGGGCCATCTGGGCCTGCTGAATGGCTTCCAGTTCGCTTAAGGACTTGACCCGGGCCAGGCGCCTTAACTCCTCCTGTGTATGCAGGGTGAGCAGCAGGGGTACCAGCTCCCGGTAGGCCGTCTGGTGCTCCCTTTGCTGCCGGTCGGTGGTGCTGATGCCGATCCAGGCTACCTGTCCCGGTCTTACCCGGCTAAGGGGTGGGCAGTACAGCTCCCGCATGTAGGCCAACCGGAAGATCATGGCCAATGCCCTGGCCCGGCTGATATGCTCTTCCTGCACGAGAAAGGCCAGCATTTTATCCACTACTGCCTGGGGAACCAGCACATCGTCCTCGGCGGGCCTGTCCACCGTGCGGGCGTTAACCATCTGCGGTGGCGCCAGGGGGCCGGCCGGATACCTGGGGAGAGCAGCCTTTTTACGATCCCCGTCCCCGGTATGGGGCAGCCGGTCCCTGGGGCTGATGATGGCTCGTAAGTCCTCCATTGTTGCTCCGGGGATCACACGCTTTACGGCCTTTAGCGCCATTTTTTCCACCGTGGCTTTAGCCCGGGAAAAGCTGTCACTGCGCTGCAGGATGGAAATTACTTCTGCAGATAAAAGAGGAATGACCACCCGTTTCCCTTGAAAAGAGATCAGGAGTTCTCCGGGTTTTAAGCGTTCAATACCGTCACCGGCCTCATCTTCGTCCATCAACTGGTTAAATCTTAAGCAGATCTCATCGACCAGCCAGGATTCCTTGTTCAGGTCGAAACGCCGGATTAATTCGCAACGCTGGGCATTGAAGAGGTTTTTCTCTCCCAAAGAGTCGTAAGAAGAGAACCTCTTCCGGCCTATGGAACCACCCCCTTTTTTACCGCCTCTTCGCGGGCGAATATCTGGCGGATGCGTGTGAGCACCCACTGGTATTCAGGTTGATTAAAGCGCTCGTAAAGGGCGGCGCAGGTTTTCGCCACCCTTGCCGAACGGTGCATTACCTTGCGGATCAAGGGCAAGGGCAGGCCGCGTTCACAAAGCCCCACATAGGTGGCAAAGGTTTTTAGATAGGCCTCTATACTCTCGTAGCTGTGGCCTGTCCGGTGTTTGATCTGGGTTTCCGTGTATCCCTGCAGGTAGAGTTCCACTATTTTGCTCATATGGGAGATACCCGGCCCCATGTCAGCCAGGTTACCCCGGGTAGGAACAAACACCTGCCTGTTCTCGCTCATCAGGCGCTGGATTACCGAGGGATGCACACCCAGAAGGAAGGCCAGGTCCGGCTGGCCAAGACATGCCCCCTGGGCTTTGGCCTCCCCCGTATAGCGTAAAATGCGCTGCCACTTGAGTTGTGAAGTGGTGTCTGGATTCAGCTTTTCTTCGTCCTCGGGGCTGTAAAAACTTAAGTTGACGGGTACCAGCCGGCATTCGGCCAGCGGTTTGCCCGGTGGCTCCTGGTCGGAGACGGCGTAGTACACCACGCTGTCGGGAGGACGGTTGTCCCTGTGTTCTTCCAGGTGGTTTTCCAGCAGGCGCAAAAAGGCCCGGGCTTTGGCCGGCGAGAAATTGTGCTCCGCCTGCAATACATGGAAAATCCGGGCTGCCGGGTCCTCCTCTTCATGCGGGTCAGATAAAAGACCCAAAGACACATTTAGCCGTGAAAGATAGCCTCTGGGAGCCCTTTTAGCCAGCTCCAGGTACTCGTCTACCAATTTGAGGTGAACACCGGTAACCCGGGCAATATGCTCCCGGTTCAATTCTTTACCGGCCAGGGCGGCCACCCGGCTGAAGTCCAGCTGCCAGCTTTCCCACTGGGATTCGGAGATAAACAGTTCTTCCCGGATTCTTGATGGTCGTTCTCCGGAAATGGCC from Desulfurispora thermophila DSM 16022 includes:
- a CDS encoding DUF1670 domain-containing protein, coding for MGEKNLFNAQRCELIRRFDLNKESWLVDEICLRFNQLMDEDEAGDGIERLKPGELLISFQGKRVVIPLLSAEVISILQRSDSFSRAKATVEKMALKAVKRVIPGATMEDLRAIISPRDRLPHTGDGDRKKAALPRYPAGPLAPPQMVNARTVDRPAEDDVLVPQAVVDKMLAFLVQEEHISRARALAMIFRLAYMRELYCPPLSRVRPGQVAWIGISTTDRQQREHQTAYRELVPLLLTLHTQEELRRLARVKSLSELEAIQQAQMARVLTEVYLQGGLLALVDLQQLFLRSYQTFSRLLRQFMVDHQMVLPTPGTILDTGSAMTHKDIIIGFYLKGYFSHDIARITRHSPEAVDRYIDGFERVLILHTYGLPLELMARVVKRGPTLVAEYLNIISEHFPNREAVKSHLRLKGVKI
- a CDS encoding DUF1670 domain-containing protein; translated protein: MDRFGLSFEEARSVAAKGLGFLNQEPDDLKIHREFGLKAMQNARLLRLIEEAYLQGAVFDQPHLSLLTNITAKSIRERLKPLWEKGVCLPLAGQALKHRRNRVFRSTFALQMAISGERPSRIREELFISESQWESWQLDFSRVAALAGKELNREHIARVTGVHLKLVDEYLELAKRAPRGYLSRLNVSLGLLSDPHEEEDPAARIFHVLQAEHNFSPAKARAFLRLLENHLEEHRDNRPPDSVVYYAVSDQEPPGKPLAECRLVPVNLSFYSPEDEEKLNPDTTSQLKWQRILRYTGEAKAQGACLGQPDLAFLLGVHPSVIQRLMSENRQVFVPTRGNLADMGPGISHMSKIVELYLQGYTETQIKHRTGHSYESIEAYLKTFATYVGLCERGLPLPLIRKVMHRSARVAKTCAALYERFNQPEYQWVLTRIRQIFAREEAVKKGVVP